The window GATATTACCCCTCTATCGCTCATAATTGATTCAAGAATGGCAACCTTACCACCGGAAACTGCTATTTTACCTATCTGCCTAAATTCAGGATCATAGACGGTTTCTATCTGCCCTTCCAGATTTATTCTGGATAGTTTCGCAGTATACCAGCAGCTTTCCATTGGCTTTTCTGACGTTACAGCATATATGGAGGTACCATCAGTGTTGAATTCCCATATGTGAATATCTGTGGTTATTTTTTTTATTCCTGTTGTGAAATCGATTATATAAAGTTCATTTAACGGTTCATTTTCTTCGAAGAAATAGGCATCATCCTCTTTCTTCTCTTTCCTAACTTTTCCTGAGAAAATAATTTTTTCGCCACTCCAGAGGGCCTGGTCAATATCTCCATTGAATTTTATTTTCAGTCCGGTTCCATCATTGTTATATATCTGAATCATTCCATCCGCTGCATATAATAACCTTCCATCATGAGAAAAATCTATACAGGTTATTCCTGGCTCTTCTATTTTGTGTTGAAGTTTTAGGCCAGAATCGTAAATATAAATTGATTTATTTGCATACTTTTTTTTATAAGGTTTGAAATTATCTGAAACCAGAACAGCTATGGTTGTTCCGTCGCTGCTTATAGCCACATTCTCTATATTCTTAAATTTTAAAAAATCTTCAATGGTATGATCTTCCATTATATGATAATGGATTTTATTATTTAATTTTTGATATTTTTGCTTCCGGGTACCAATTATAGGCAGATATTATGATATCTATATAAATATATAAAAATATGATATTTATTCTACCAGAAGGTTAAGTATGTTCTCTGAAATAGTTTTCTCCTTTGCAGTAATCTCTTCGGCCTTAAGGCTTTCGCCTGTTATCAGGTTGCCATATGCCAGATGCACTGAAAGTGCACTTGCACCCTTTATTTTTGCAATAAAGTAAAGGCCGGCGCCCTCAAGTTCCACAGCAAGATGTCCATCGCGCCCCAGTTTCTCTGCGAATTCCTTATTATGGGTCATCAGGGCATCACTGGTGAATACATTTCCCACCATTGTCTCCATGCCAGCACTTTTAAGCCTTTCCTCAGCGCCTCTCAGCATGGAATAATCTGGAGTGAGTGCAATAGAGTAATCGTCTTTCAGATACTGCCTGAATACACCTCCAGGATAATATGAATACCCTATGGGAAGCACCGCTGTACCGGGTTTCACCTTTTCAGATACGGCAAATGATGATCCGAATCTCACAATCTTTCTGGCACCCATTGAAATCAGGTCGTCTACAATCAAGGCCATGGATGGTATTCCGATTCCGTGGAAAACGGTAGTTATTTTTTCTCCTTTATATTCTCCTGTGTATGCATGGTAACCAGCAAATTCAGAAATCTTTTCTGCATTTTTCAGGTATGAATTTATGGTTTTCTGTCTGTCAAGATTTCCGAGAATAACAACTTTATCACTTATTTTTTTATTATCTGCTTTTATTATTGCCATATATGTTAATTACAGCATTCCGTATATCTATTGCGTAGTTCTAATCATAACGGCAAAATTTAATATAATATTAAGATATTTACCTATTAATAGGATAAAAATTGTTAAATTGTATATATTTTCTACATTATCACAGAAAATGCACAATTTATATTCATTGGCCATACTCCCTGGAATTCTTAGGAAATATTCAGGATACTGATTTGTGATGTTCAGGGTCCAAATATATAATCAGTGAGGCAGGAAGGCTATATTCTGCCACGGGCTGGCAAACTGGAAGGATATCCGGGACGTTTAAAGAGATGCCAGAATTTCATTATTGTGAAAAAAGTTTTAAACAATTAGGTGTTTAAACATTATGTACGATGATATACTTTCTCTCCAGGCAGATTTGCAAAAAAGTAAAAGCGATTATGCTGTTGCCACTGTTATAAGGACATCTGGTTCGTCAATAGCAAAACCCGGATTCAAAATACTGGCAGTTCATGGGCAGGTACTGAAGGGAACTCTCGGAAGTCCCTCCCTGGATAACATTGTTCTAAAGGAAGCCGAGGGCACCATAGAAAAAAATGAAACCAAATACCTCAGGATAGCCCTGGACAAAGACAATAAAACCTCCGACTATGCAATGAATACCACATGCGGTGGAATGATAGAGCTTTTTATTGAGCCTTATGTGCACCGAAGGAGCCTGGTAATACTTGTTGAATCGTTTAATGATAAGCTTCTTGAGGCATTGAAGACACTTATACCATATACAGGGCTTATGCCAGAAGTCTATAATATCAACGATAAAAATGATTCGAAGCACCTCATGGAGTATGACTTCAGGGATGATTTTGTGCTTCTAATTACAAAAACTGAAAATGAAATACCATATATAGCACATTTCCTAATGGAAAAACCCAGATATCTCGCCATGGTTTCAAGCAGGAACAGATTCAATCGCGATATGGAATCTGTGCTTAAAGATCATCCGGATGCCGACAGAAATGGTATAAAATGCCCGGCAGGATTATCCATAAATGCTATTACAGTTAATGAAATCGCAGTGAGTATCATCGCGGAAATTATAATGGAAAAAAATAATAAAAATTTAAAATAAATTATTCTGTATAGGATGCCATATTGCCCGGCCCTTCATGTATAATTATCTTCATCTTTAAATTCCCCATCATTCCCTGAATTTTTTTATGAATCTCTTTATAGCAGTATTCTGCAATGTACTCGGCAGTATCTACAGGATATGGGAAAATGAAAACATCGCCTTCAGGCATACTTCCCCTGTATATTCCCCTGACCACTATATCAATCATGCCATTAACAGTGCTGTTTCTGATATCCATTTCGGGCACAATGAATTTATGGTCCATTCTTTCTATTACCGGTTTTACCGCCTTTTTGACCAGAGTGAAATCCATCAACATCCCGGAAGATTGAACTCCCCCGGAATCAATAAGAATGTCAATGGAATAATCATGCCCATGGAATTTCTTGCATTTATCATTATCAGGAACATAATGTCCAGCACTCCAGGTCAACCCTTTAAGCCTTCCAGTAATTTCTATGCCATACATTTTATTCACCCATCATTTTTAAAGCCTCTGATTTCAATGATTCCAGCTCTTTTTTAACTATATCGCTGTATTTGACAGAGGATGTAACCATTGTTGCACCTTCCTGCTTTACCCCACGCATCATCATGCACATGTGCTGTCCTTTTGCAGTAACCATTACGAAAAGTGGGTTGAGATTTTCATACAGCAATTCAACTATTTCAGATGTCATATTTTCCTGAAGCTGTGGCTTACTTGCAATTTTGTTAACTGCCCTGACAAGCTTGCTAACTCCGGCTATATATCCACCAGGCCTTGGAAGATATGCTATATTTATTGTCCCGAAAAATGGGAGCAGGTGATGGGAACACATTGAATAAAATGAAATATTCTTCATTATTACCATGCTCTCCTGGCCGGAAACCCTGAATTTTGTGAATGTAAAATTCCTGGTACCGTACCATTCCCTGTAAAAATTTTCTATTCTTCCAGGCGTGTTTTTCAATTCTTCCTCATTGAACCAACCGTATTCTTCATGCAAATTATATACTAGCTGCCTGATACTGTCCCGTAATATTTTTTCGTTCTTCTGTTCCATCTAAACCCCTCTTATATCACCATATATATATTTGTGCTCCTGCAGCATAAGCCTTGCATTGCCAGGAGCCTTTTCCAGGAATTCCTCAGCGAGCCATTTGATTTCTGTTCCATAAACTGGCTGTATAACAATTCCTGTGCCTTTATCCATGGATTTCATTTCCTGTAACGCCACGGAAAAATCATACTTGTCATTTACAACGAATTTTATATAATCATTCTCATCCATATACTCTAAATTGAGGTCGTTGAATTTACGGTACATCCCGGAGGATGGAAGCTTGAAATCAATATCCTTCCTTACGGAAGCATAATCAGGTAAGAAACGTTTTATATCAAGGCTTCCTGATGTTTCCAGCAGTATGCTGTATTTCTCAGATAATTTTCTAACCAGCTGGCTGACATCCCTCTGAAGCAGTGGCTCCCCGCCGGTAAGGCACACCCAGCTGACCCCATTTCCTGCAATGCTATTGACAGTATCAACTATTTCTGTCACTGACATATCTCTTCCTTCATTAAAAGAATACTTTGTATCACACCATGAACACCTGAGATTACAGTATTCAGTCCTGACAAAAACCATCTTTTTGCCTGTATAATACCCCTCCCCCTGGATGCTCAAAAAAATTTCATTAATATTCATAAAAGGTCATATAAATTATCTTATCTCAAGCTCATTCAGTGTGGATTTTTCATTATACCTTCTGGTAAATGTAATTGCATCAAATTTAGTGATCTTGACCTCCATGAGTGGATCAGCCACCCCACTGAAGAAATGCCCGCCATAAAGCTGATGATCCTTTCTTGCCACACCGATATGTATATGGAAACGGTTTTTATCATCGGCTATGGACCCGTGAAATGCAACAAGCTCGCACCTCTCTTCTATATATAGCTCATCGTATTTGTTAACATTCCAGTACCCAATTTTAAGATTTTTTACCATTCCTATACCCATTTCAATAAAGCCTGATGTTATACTGTACTTCCTAACAAGATTGTTCAAGTTTTCTATAACATCCTCACCGGCTTCAAATTTTGCCGCCACCAGGTTACCTTCCATTTTATCCTGCATGGAATGCAATTTCATGACTGTATTAAGCCTTTGTTATTCCAATTACCCATAAAAACATGGTAACTGCAAAGGACATGCCAAGGATTATTGCAATTGTATCTATTAAGAGAACATTGGATAGATAAAGTTTAAAATCTGAAATTATAAATGAGACAAATATAACAGTTATAACCCCAATTGTAATATTCAGCTTAATAAGATTCCTAACAGTGCGATTTTCCATAACTGTACATTATAAAATCATATAATTAACTTTTTAAATATTTCTAATGTATATTATCTGGGTCCATGCCAAGTTATTCCATTTCAACAGTTCTAACCATTGATATGAAATATTCATGGATTTTGCTATCTCCGGTAAGTTCTGGATGAAATGTCATTGCCAGTATATTATTTTCCCTTACCATAACAGGGCTGCCGTCGAGGCGGGACATTACCTCGCAATTTCCTGTGGATTCTATACCCGGTGCCCTTATGAAGACAGCCTGGAATTTTCCTATTTCTTTAATATCAACAGTTTTTATGAATGAATTAATCTGTCTCCCATACGCATTTCTTTTTATGGTTATACCTATAAGGCCCATTCCGGTTACCCTAATATCCCCAGTGTCAGATGAAAGCAGTATGGCACCAGCACAGGTACCCATTACAGGCATTCCAGATTTTGCCATTTCAATAATTCTATCATTCATACCTGATTTTTTCAGGATTTTATATATAACAGTGCTTTCCCCGCCAGGTATGATTAATCCTGAAATACCCTGCAAGTCCCCCAATTCCTTTACGTTTACCGGATATACATCATATTTTTGATGCAGATGCCTTACCATCTGGAAATGCTCTGATACATCTCCCTGAACATTCAGTATTCCTATTTTCATAGTCTCATCATTCTTTACCTGTTCTGGAGTTTCTCAATTTCAGCAATATCGAGGCCATGCATTCCTTCAAGGCCTGATGATACATCACCCAGTAATTTGTAATCCTCATAATTTTCGGTGGCATCAACTATGGCCTCGGCCATTCTCTGCGGGTCTTTTGACTTAAATATTCCACTGCCAACAAATACACCGTCCATGCCCATCTTCATCATTAATGCAGCATCGGCAGGCGTTGCAATCCCTCCAGCAGCAAAGTTTACCAGTGGAAGCCTTTTAAGATGCTTTATTTCCTTCAATACCTTGAATATTTCATTGGATATCTCCCTGAAGTCCATACCGTAGTATACATTGTTGTATGGCATCTTTTCACTTTCCCCGTAAAGGTCTTCTGATGTTAAATCCCTGAGATTTGTGTAGCTTTTAGAGATATTTTCGGCTACTTTGAACATTTCATCGTTTGTCAGTGAATTAAGTATGTATATCCCATCGCTTACAGTTCTTATGTGCCTGACTGCCTCTATTATATTGCCTGTTCCAGCCTCTCCCTTTGTCCTGATCATTGCTGCACCCTCGAATATTCTCCTGACGGCCTCAGGAAATGTCCTTGCGCCACACACCACCGGTACTTTATAGAGTCTTTTGTTTATATGGTAAAAGGGATCGGCCGGGGTCAGAACCTCACTTTCATCCAGCATGTCAACACCCAGAGATTCCAGTATTGATGCCTCGCTGAGGTGCCCTATCCTGACCTTTGCCATGACAGGTATTGAAACAGATTCCAGTATCTCCTTGACCTTTAGGGGGTCGGACATTCTTGCCACGCCACCCTGCGCCCTTATATCGGATGGAACTCTTTCAAGGGCCATTACAGAAACGGCTCCGGCCTTTTCAGCTATTTTCGCCTGTTCAGCATTGGTGACATCCATAACGACGCCACCCTTGGTCATTTTAGCAAAACCACGTTTTAACAACTCATCACCGAACTTCATGCTTTTCAGATCTACCATAATAAATCATTATAATGATTCCGTATATACACTTTATGAGGCATTCTGAAAATCTTGAATACTTTCGGGTTAATACAAAAATATTTAATTTTAATGACTATACCATATCATGGACAAAAAGATTTCTATTATCGGCGCAGGAGCAGTAGGCGCAAGTGTGGCACAGGTTCTGGCTATTAAGGACATTGCAGATATCAAAATATTTGATATTGTGGATGGTGTTGCACAGGGGAAAGCCCTTGATATACAGGAGGGTGCACCACATTTCGGTTTCGATTGCAAACTGGAGGGATTCTGCACACAGAACCCTGAAGAATATAAGAATTTAAAGGGATCTGATGTTATAGTTGTTACTGCTGGACTTGCAAGGAAGCCTGGTATGAGCAGGGATGACCTTCTTGTGAAAAATATAGGAATAATGAAGGATATTGGTGAGCAGATAAAGAAGTACTCACCGGATTCAATAATCATAGCAGTAACAAATCCTGCCGATATAATGGCGTATGCCCTTGAAAAGGCATCAGGCATTAGCCCTGAAAGGATAATAGGTCTCGGAGGGTCTCTTGACAGTTCCAGATTCAGGACATTTCTTGCAGAGGCCCTTAATGTATCTGTCAGGGATGTCAATGCATTCGTTATAGGAGGTCACGGCGATGACATGGTACCATTCATACATTATTCCAGTGTATCTGGAATACCAATTTCCAGCCTCCTGAGCAAGGAGAAAATTGATGAAATCATAAAGAGGACCAGATTCGGTGGCGGTGAAATACTTAACTACTATAAAACAGGTACAGCATTCTACGCCCCCTCGATATCCATATCAGTCATGGTGGAATCTGTAATCAATGATGAGCACAGGGTAATACCCTGCGCTGCATATCTTACCGGCAAGCACGCTGAAAACTATAAAATAAGCAATAAATTCATCGGTGTCCCGATTAAAATCGGCAAAAACGGTGTAGAAGAAATATATGACCTGAAATTCAGTGAAGAGGATGCAAAGGAATGGATGAAAAGCGTTGAGTCAGTGAACAAGAACTGCAAGCTTGCTGATGACTACTTTGCATCTCACTGAAAACAGTGTCAATCAAAAATTTTATATTTTATTTCATTATAGCATAACGTAAAAAATATATACTGGTGGTAATTTCATGGAAAAAAAAGAATATGATGCAGTTATTTTAGGAGGAGGTCTGGCAGGGCTGATGGCTGCCAATATAGTTGCGGCGGCAGGATTTTCGGTGGCTGTTGTTTCAAAGGTGTTTCCCACAAGGTCACACTCTGCTGCTGCAGAGGGGGGAATAGCAGCATATATGATGGGAAATTCTGATCCAAACGACGATCCGGATTTCATGTCTTATGATGAGGTAAAGGGTGGAGACTATCTTGTTGATCAGGACGCGGCCGAATTGTTGTCTAAAAAATCAGGGGAGATTGTGAGCCTTCTAGATGCATGGGGTGCTCCCTTCAACAGACAGCCGGATGGTAGAATAGCATTAAGGTACTTTGGCGGACAGACATATCCAAGAACAAGGTTCATTGCAGATAAAACCGGCATGGCACTCCTGCATACACTTTTTGAGCATTCAACCGGGTTCAAGAATATAGAGTATTACAATGAATACTATGTTCTTGACATAGTAAAAGAGGGAAACAATGTTAATGGCCTTGTGGCCATGGAAATGAAAACCCTGAATCCCATATATCTCAAATCCAGGGCACTGCTTATAGCCTCCGGTGGAATAGGTATGATGTACAAGCACACCACAAACAGTTACATAAATACGGGAGACGGGCAGGGTATAGCATTACGTTCAGGAGTTGCATTGAAGGACCCTGAATTTGTGCAGTTCCATCCCACAGGCCTGTATCCCTCAGATATACTCATAAGTGAAGCTGCAAGGGCAGAAGGCGCTATATTAAAGAATAACAAGGGCGAGAGGTTTATGGCAAAATACGCTCCCCATAAATTTGACCTTGCTCCCAGGGATATAGTTTCCAGATCCATGACCATAGAAATAAGAGAGGGCAGGGGTTTTGAAGGTGGTTACCTCGGACTTGATCTCAGGCATCTGGGTAAAAAGTACATAATGGAAAGGCTGGCACTGGCATATGATGCGGCAAAGAACTTCTCAGGCGTTGATGCCTCGGAGGAAATGATACCTGTAAGGCCTGCACAGCATTATTTCATGGGAGGAATAGATGTAGATACAACTGGAACCAACCATGACCTGAATGGTATCTTCTCGGCCGGTGAATCAGCCTGTGTATCTGTACATGGCGCAAACAGATTAGGTTCCAATTCTCTCCTGGAAACGGTGGTATATGGGAGGGAAACAGGAAACACAATGGTAGAATTTCTGAAGACACATAAAAACGTTGAGACAAACAGCAACGTGGAGCCCATTATAGACGCTGCCTATGCTTATATCAAGAGGGAAACAGGGGAACACTTCGGTGTCCTGACAGAGGAACTTAGGGATATAATGTGGGATAATGTAGGTATATTCAGGGACAATGACAAACTGGCAGAGGCTGTTTCAAAAATAAAAGATTTAAGGGTAAGGGCAAAATCCATGTATGTAACAGACAAAACATCTAACTATAATACTGAATTATTCAATGCACTGGAGACCAGAAATATGCTCGATGTGGCGTATACCATGGCCACAGCAGCCCTGAACAGAAAGGAAACAAGGGGGGCCCATTTCAGGGATGACTTCCCGGAGAGGGACGATAAAAACTGGATGAAGCACACTATAACATATCTTGCAGGAGATGAAGTTAAAATATCATATAAGCCTGTAACATATACAAGGTGGAAGCCAGAAGTGAGGGTGTATTAAATGGAAGAAAAGGAAATAACCGTGAATATAAAGAAATACAACGATAAAGACGGTGCATTCTGGAAGTCCTACAAACTTAAGGCAGATAAATATACACAGATGACAGAGGTCCTGAGGCGAATAAAATCTGAGCAGGATCCATCCCTGGCATACCGTGCATCCTGCCATATGGCGGTTTGTGGAAGCTGTTCAATGAAGATCAATGGTATCCCTTCACTTGCATGCAGAACCATAGCCCTGCAGGCAGTGGATGAAAAGAATGAGATAAACGTTGAAAGTATGGATTATTATCCCGGTGTCAGGGACCTTATTACAGATATAGATGTTTTCTACGATAAAATGTACAAGGTAATGCCCAGGCTAATTGCAGACGAATCTGTGCTTATGGGAGAAAATGAACAGCGCATGACCCCTGAAAACCAGACAGAGGTATGGAAATTTCAGGAATGCATATATTGCGGGTTGTGTGTGTCGGCCTGTCCATCAGTAAAGGAGGATGAACAGTTCCTAGGCCCGGCAGCCCATGCCAAGGGATTCAGATTTGTTGACGATGTTAGGGATACAAAGAGATCGGAGCGTCTTGATCTGTTAATGGATAGCGCATACAGGTGTACATCATGTTATATGTGCTATGAAGTGTGCCCCCAGGACGTACAGCCTGTAATAGCAATCAAGAAAACAAAGAACTATCTTGACCAGTACAAGGGAAATACACCGATCACTATAATGGCCAGGAAGCATGACGATACAGTGGAAAACCTCATAGAAACAACCGGGAAAATAAAAGAATCAACTCTTTTCCTGAAAACATTCGGGTTCGGTGAGGCTATGAGAGACGCCATAGATATGCTGAAATCTGGTAAATTTAAATACGCATTTGAGAAAGATAGCAATGTTAAAAATATGAATGAGATCAAAGGTATGATGGGTGAAAAGAAATGAAAGTAGCATATTATCCGGGATGTGCTTCCCATGGAATAGCAAAGGATGTGGATATAGCAACGCAATTGATAGCAAAAGACCTTGATTTAGAGCTTATGGAGGTCGATGACTGGAACTGCTGTGGCGGTGGCTTTATGGATGATAAGAATGAAGCCGTCCACGCATCCCTTAATCTGAGAAATCTTGAAAAAGTAGAGAAGATGGGATACGATAAGATGGCAACCCCATGCAGTGTATGCCTCAACTCACACAAAGTGGCTGCGGACAAATATGAAAACGATCCTGTACTGAAGGAAGATGTTGATCAGAGGCTAAAGGATGCCAATATGGAGGAATATGATAACGGTGTGGAATCAGAGCATTTCATATGGGTACTTATCAGGGATGTTGGTATTGAGAATATAAGGAAACATGTTAAAAGGCCGCTTTCAGGACTAAAGGTTGGAACATATTATGGGTGCCAGCTTCTCAGGCCATCAAATGTAATGGGTTTTGAATCTGCATTCAATCCGCACAGTGTAATGGACCTTGTTGCCGCCACGGGTGCCACCCCTGTAGCCTTCCCAATGAAGACAGCATGCTGCGGCTTTCCACTGATGGGTTCGAATCCCACGGTTGCTCTGAAAATGGCAAATAATATACTATCAAGTGCAAGGAATGAGGGTTCTGAAATGCTGGTCCATCCATGCTCGCTTTGCCATCTGCAGCTAGATGTCACCCAGGACAAGATCCAGAGGCAGTTTAAACAGAACTGGAGGCTTCCTGCACTGTATATAACACAGCTAATAGGGCTATCATTCGGGTACACACCAAAGCAACTTGGAATGTCAAGGGGATCCATAGAATATCTGAGGTCAAGGGGGATATCATGAACTATGCAGACCTTTTGAAGGGGACTGAAGTTACCGGACAGTCAGAAATACCGCCAAGACCCGGTGATAAACCCTTTGCCACTGAGGTTTACTATAAGAAAGATGATCTATTCTACGGAAAGTTACATGTAAGAAAATCCAACAGTGCAATGTATTTATCTGTAATTTCAAAAATTCCATTCAACTGGAAACAGCTTGTTGGAGACATGAAGTTTGCAGGCACGGTGGTGGATTCTGCTGGAGGCCTTCTATGGCTTAAGGAAAATGAAAACACCATAGGAAATGACCTTGCATATCTGGAAAAGTACCTCACGGATATGAAAAACAAGGAAAATAAAAATTAATTTTTTGAAAAATTTTTTAAAGATTAAAATAATAAAAATTATTCAATATCTTTCTCTTCAAAGGTTTTAATCGGGTCTACTATTGTGTACCCATCCTTGTCGGATACATCCTGCAGTGCGGGAGGATATTTCAGATAGTCCGGAACTATGCCTGCAAGCCTGTTTGTGTAACTGGGAATTGTATTGTTTTCATAGAATATGCCAATCGGTATATGATCTCCCCATTCCAGTGATTTTCTGTATCCCGTGTCGAACTTTTCCTCATCCTCTTCTTTCTTATTTACCACAGGGTCCCATGATTTGTCATCCTCAAGCTTGTAAACACGCTGCCTGTACCAATCCAGAGTATTCACATCGTTATAGGTGGGGCATGGCTGAAGTACTTCTATTACTGCTGAACCCTCGTGCTTTATTGCCCTTTCTATTATGGAAGAAAGCTGCTTGATTTCAGATGAGAAAGCTCTGGCCACAAATGAATATCCTGATGCCATTGCAAGTGTTATGGGATTTATCTTTCCCATTATATTGGGCCTGGCAAGGCTCTTAACCTTCTCACCCAGTGGAAGTGTTGGTGCCGCCTGTCCCTTCGTAAGTCCGTAAACCGAATTATTGTAAAGTATTACCTTTACACCGGAGTTTCTTCTTCCCTCACCCACAAAATGACCGGCTCCAATGCTGAGAAGATCTCCATCTCCTCCCATTACCAGTACATTAAGATTGGGATTTGAGAGTTTGACTCCCACTGCATAGGGTATTGCCCTTCCATGAAGTGTATGCACTCCTGCTATGTTTAAATAATGTGGGGTTTTACCTGAACAACCTATACCTGATACTGCAACCACATCGTCAGGATCCATATTCATATTGGAAAGTGCCTGTGTGACTGCGCTCACTATACCGAAGTCACCACATCCGGGGCACCAGTCAATTGTTATATTGTTCCTGAAATTGTATTTGCCCTTATTTTCTACTCCTTTTTGCATTTTTATCACCTTATGACCCTTCCTGGAGCACTTCCAGGGCGGTCTTCTTTTCCATTATATTCTTTGTGGATCTCAAAACCTCATCTAATGTTATATGCCTTCCATTGTATTTAAGGATGAAGTTTTCTATATTAACACCTGTATTCATTCTTATTACCTTAGCTGCCTGTCCGGTCATATTGCTTTCAACGTCTATTATCAGATGTGAGTTTTTCAGAACCTTTGCTACATATTCAGATGGGAATGGCTCAAACATTCTGAGATACAGAAGATTTGCAGATATTCCCTGTTTTTTCAGTTCACTTATTGTATCAAGAAGCAGGCTCTTCTGGCTTCCCCATGTAACATATGTTATATCTGCATTTTCATCTCCGTATAGTACAGCCTTGTCCTCTAAGGGTATTTCCTTATCCGCCGTTACAAGTTTCTGCATTCTTTTCTCCATCATTTTATCTCTCATGGCAGAGTCTTCAGTTACGTGCCCAAGCTCATCATGCTCGT of the Ferroplasma sp. genome contains:
- a CDS encoding succinate dehydrogenase flavoprotein subunit, with the protein product MEKKEYDAVILGGGLAGLMAANIVAAAGFSVAVVSKVFPTRSHSAAAEGGIAAYMMGNSDPNDDPDFMSYDEVKGGDYLVDQDAAELLSKKSGEIVSLLDAWGAPFNRQPDGRIALRYFGGQTYPRTRFIADKTGMALLHTLFEHSTGFKNIEYYNEYYVLDIVKEGNNVNGLVAMEMKTLNPIYLKSRALLIASGGIGMMYKHTTNSYINTGDGQGIALRSGVALKDPEFVQFHPTGLYPSDILISEAARAEGAILKNNKGERFMAKYAPHKFDLAPRDIVSRSMTIEIREGRGFEGGYLGLDLRHLGKKYIMERLALAYDAAKNFSGVDASEEMIPVRPAQHYFMGGIDVDTTGTNHDLNGIFSAGESACVSVHGANRLGSNSLLETVVYGRETGNTMVEFLKTHKNVETNSNVEPIIDAAYAYIKRETGEHFGVLTEELRDIMWDNVGIFRDNDKLAEAVSKIKDLRVRAKSMYVTDKTSNYNTELFNALETRNMLDVAYTMATAALNRKETRGAHFRDDFPERDDKNWMKHTITYLAGDEVKISYKPVTYTRWKPEVRVY
- a CDS encoding succinate dehydrogenase/fumarate reductase iron-sulfur subunit, whose translation is MEEKEITVNIKKYNDKDGAFWKSYKLKADKYTQMTEVLRRIKSEQDPSLAYRASCHMAVCGSCSMKINGIPSLACRTIALQAVDEKNEINVESMDYYPGVRDLITDIDVFYDKMYKVMPRLIADESVLMGENEQRMTPENQTEVWKFQECIYCGLCVSACPSVKEDEQFLGPAAHAKGFRFVDDVRDTKRSERLDLLMDSAYRCTSCYMCYEVCPQDVQPVIAIKKTKNYLDQYKGNTPITIMARKHDDTVENLIETTGKIKESTLFLKTFGFGEAMRDAIDMLKSGKFKYAFEKDSNVKNMNEIKGMMGEKK
- a CDS encoding CoB--CoM heterodisulfide reductase iron-sulfur subunit B family protein yields the protein MKVAYYPGCASHGIAKDVDIATQLIAKDLDLELMEVDDWNCCGGGFMDDKNEAVHASLNLRNLEKVEKMGYDKMATPCSVCLNSHKVAADKYENDPVLKEDVDQRLKDANMEEYDNGVESEHFIWVLIRDVGIENIRKHVKRPLSGLKVGTYYGCQLLRPSNVMGFESAFNPHSVMDLVAATGATPVAFPMKTACCGFPLMGSNPTVALKMANNILSSARNEGSEMLVHPCSLCHLQLDVTQDKIQRQFKQNWRLPALYITQLIGLSFGYTPKQLGMSRGSIEYLRSRGIS
- a CDS encoding succinate dehydrogenase yields the protein MNYADLLKGTEVTGQSEIPPRPGDKPFATEVYYKKDDLFYGKLHVRKSNSAMYLSVISKIPFNWKQLVGDMKFAGTVVDSAGGLLWLKENENTIGNDLAYLEKYLTDMKNKENKN
- a CDS encoding 2-oxoacid:ferredoxin oxidoreductase subunit beta, coding for MQKGVENKGKYNFRNNITIDWCPGCGDFGIVSAVTQALSNMNMDPDDVVAVSGIGCSGKTPHYLNIAGVHTLHGRAIPYAVGVKLSNPNLNVLVMGGDGDLLSIGAGHFVGEGRRNSGVKVILYNNSVYGLTKGQAAPTLPLGEKVKSLARPNIMGKINPITLAMASGYSFVARAFSSEIKQLSSIIERAIKHEGSAVIEVLQPCPTYNDVNTLDWYRQRVYKLEDDKSWDPVVNKKEEDEEKFDTGYRKSLEWGDHIPIGIFYENNTIPSYTNRLAGIVPDYLKYPPALQDVSDKDGYTIVDPIKTFEEKDIE